The following proteins are co-located in the Spea bombifrons isolate aSpeBom1 chromosome 3, aSpeBom1.2.pri, whole genome shotgun sequence genome:
- the LOC128483626 gene encoding ribonuclease H1-like, with product MFKIPTAAFSCARFLCTAVGDVHNSLSKMFYAVRRGRNPGVYNTWDECKAQVDRFPLARYKKFATENEAWEFVRDTQEGPSQSAQDVSATQSSPPKPSKYQAKPSYRAKRALYPPQSSSGPAQPAKRAKLIDICSLPSLDNTAFNCMGDSTVVYTDGCCSRNGRLRARAGIGVYWGPNHALNVSERLEGRQTNQRAEIQAACKAIEQAKAQNITKLVLYTDSMFTINGITKWIHSWKTNGWKLSTGQNVINREDFERLDRLREGMDIKWMHIPGHAGFQGNEAADRLAREGAQKSPIIE from the exons ATGTTCAAGATTCCTACGGCTGCCTTCTCTTGTGCCCGTTTCCTGTGTACAGCTGTGGGCGACGTGCATAATTCCCTCTCCAAAATGTTTTATGCTGTGAGAAGAGGGCGCAATCCTGGTGTCTACAACACATG GGATGAATGTAAGGCGCAAGTAGATCGCTTCCCTTTGGCCAGATACAAAAAATTTGCTACAGAGAATGAAGCCTGGGAATTTGTGAGGGACACCCAGGAAGGTCCGTCGCAGAGCGCACAAG ATGTAAGTGCAACGCAGAGCTCTCCACCTAAGCCATCAAAATATCAAGCAAAGCCATCATACCGTGCAAAGAGAGCTCTTTATCCTCCTCAAAGCTCCTCAGGACCGGCGCAACCAGCCAAACGCGCCAAACTCATTGATATTTGCTCCTTGCCATCGTTGGACAACACAGCTTTTAACTGCATGG GGGACTCCACTGTTGTGTACACTGATGGCTGCTGTTCCCGGAATGGACGATTAAGAGCAAGGGCTGGCATTGGTGTCTACTGGGGACCAAACCACGCGCT AAATGTGTCCGAAAGGCTTGAAGGGAGGCAGACAAACCAAAGAGCTGAAATACAG GCGGCTTGCAAAGCGATAGAACAAGCAAaagcccaaaatatcacaaaacttGTTCTTTATACAGACAGTATGTTTACTATAAATG ggATCACTAAATGGATCCATTCGTGGAAGACCAATGGATGGAAGCTGAGCACAGGCCAAAATGTTATAAACAGGGAAGACTTTGAAAGGCTTGACAGACTAAGAGAAGGCATGGATATTAAATGG ATGCATATACCTGGCCACGCTGGATTTCAAGGAAATGAAGCTGCCGACAGACTTGCTAGAGAAGGTGCTCAGAAGTCGCCCATCATTGAATAG
- the RNASEH1 gene encoding ribonuclease H1 produces MPYAVRRGRRPGVYDSWEECKAQVDRFPSARYKKFPSSHEARNFVESDDASSSSSSSYHPYGQRTEQQAVYTDGCCSRNGQHGARGGIGVYWGPNHSLNVSERLEGRQTNQRAEIEAASRALEQAREHNMRAINIHTDSKFTINGATKWVPSWKQNGWKTSAGHDVVNKQDFQKLDNLCQGMDVTWTYVPGHRGNGGNEMADQLARNGARK; encoded by the exons ATGCCGTATGCGGTGCGCAGGGGCCGTCGGCCCGGAGTGTACGATAGCTG GGAAGAATGCAAAGCTCAGGTGGATCGCTTTCCTTCTGCGAGATACAAGAAGTTCCCATCCAGCCATGAAGCCAGGAACTTCGTGGAGAGCGATGATGCTTCCAGCTCTTCGTCTTCTAGTTACCATCCGTACGGCCAGAGAACAG AGCAACAAGCGGTTTACACGGACGGCTGCTGCTCCAGAAACGGGCAGCACGGAGCGCGCGGTGGGATTGGAGTTTACTGGGGTCCTAATCATTCACT GAACGTGTCAGAACGACTTGAAGGCAGACAGACTAATCAAAGAGCTGAAATCGAG GCGGCCAGTAGAGCGCTGGAACAAGCCAGGGAGCATAATATGAGGGCGATTAATATTCACACTGACAGCAAGTTTACCATTAACG GCGCGACAAAATGGGTCCCATCGTGGAAACAGAATGGTTGGAAAACTTCCGCTGGTCACGACGTCGTTAACAAGCAAGACTTCCAAAAGCTGGACAATCTCTGCCAGGGCATGGATGTTACATGG ACTTACGTCCCGGGTCATCGTGGTAACGGAGGGAATGAAATGGCCGACCAGCTGGCAAGAAATGGAGCAAGAAAATAA